GGAAGATAAACACAAACAGTATTATAAAAACTTTTCGGGCTGCGGAAACACGGTCAACTGCAATCATCCGGTCGTGCGCAGCTTTATCATCGACTGTCTGCGGTATTGGGTGATCGAAATGCACGTAGACGGGTTCAGATTCGACTTGGCGTCCATCCTCGGCCGCGACCGGAACGGCAATCTGATAAAAGAACCGCCGGTTCTGGAACGTATTGCCGAAGACCCGATTTTAGGCCGAACCAAAATTATCGCCGAAGCCTGGGACGCCGGCGGTGCGTATCAGGTGGGTACGTTTCCCGGCGGCAGATGGGCGGAATGGAACGACCGGTTCCGCGACGAAATCCGCCGGTTCTGGCGGGGAGACGATTTTCTGTGTACGGCCGCCGCCACGCGCATGACCGGCAGCGCCGACTTGTATCAGGACGACGGCCGTAAACCGTATCATTCGGTCAATTTTATCACCAGCCACGACGGGTTCACACTGAACGACCTCGTCTCCTACAACGGAAAGCACAACGAAGAAAACGGCGAACACAACCGCGACGGTTCGGACAACAATTCCAGCTACAATTACGGGTACGAAGGCCCCACCGCCAATAAAGCGATAGAAGGAATTCGGACGCGGCAGGTAAAAAACATGCTGCTCACGCTGCTGCTGTCGCAGGGAACGCCGATGCTCCTGTCCGGCGATGAATTCCGGCGAACGCAAGGCGGCAACAACAACGCGTACTGTCAGGACAACGAACTGTCCTGGCTCAACTGGACGAACCAGGAAACGTACGCGGAAATCGTAACGTTTCTCCGCAAAGCAATCCACACCCGGCTGACGCATCCGGTATTCCGCCGTCCGGATTTTTTCGAGGGACAGGATCACTCGGCGAATTTACTGCCCGACATCAACTGGTTCGCCTCCGACGGAAAAACACCCGACTGGTCCCAACTGAATCATTTTCTGGCGTTCCGATTGGACGGCAGCAAAGCCGAAATTTTTGCCGACCGGGACGACAACGATTTTTTCATCATGTGCAACACCGGTGCAACGGATATGACGGTCAAAACGCCGTCTTTGAATAAAGGCAAAAAATGGTATCGCTTTATCGACACGTCGGTTCCCGCTCCCAACGATTTTACGGATCACGGCAGCGAAGAATTGCTGGAAGAACAGAAAACTTATATCCTTCCGGCACGAACGATGGCGGTGCTTTTAGGGAAATAATTACTAAATCGGTTTACATTCACCTTGACAGATATTCTGTTTTGCGTTTATCATAATTTCAATGATTCTGCAATTCGTGTGTTTTGTTTATAAAACGGATAACGCATAAAGTAAAGGGAGCCCAAATGAAGTTTGACGCACAGCAATTTAAAGAAGCCCTGACGGAACGCCTGAAACGTCAGTACGGAAAAGACATAACGCAGGCAAACCGGCACGATCTTTTCGACGCAGTTTCCGCATCCGCGCTTGAACTGATAATGAACAACTGGATGGAAACCCGCCGCCAGTACGACAAAAAGCCGACCCGTCAAGTCTATTATTTGTCCGCGGAATTCCTTATGGGACGCGCTTTGGGAAACAACCTGATCAACGCACTCATCCGCGACAGCGTTGCCGAAGTTCTCAAGGAAATGAACATCGATTACAATCTGCTTGAAGACGAAGAACCGGACGCCGGTCTCGGCAACGGCGGACTCGGCCGGCTCGCCGCCTGTTTCCTCGACTCGCTCGCAACGCTCGACTACCCGGGACACGGATACGGAATCCGCTATGAATACGGCATGTTCGAGCAGCACATTGAAAACGGCTACCAAGTCGAATATCCCGACAACTGGCTGAAACACCGCGATCCGTGGGAAATCAAACGCAGCGACTTGGCAGTCACCGTTAAATTCGGCGGCCGCGTCGCCGTCCGCAAAGGTGAAAACGGACGCGATTGCTTTTACGTTGAAAACGCGGAAAACGTAACGGCGATTCCCTTCGACATGCCGATCGTCGGCTACGACACGAATACGGTAAACACGCTGCGCCTGTGGCAGGCGTCTTCCCCGAACGGATTCGACCTGCAACTGTTCAATAATATGGAATACAACCGCGCCGTCGAACGGCAGAACAGCGCCGAAAACATTTCCCGCGTTCTGTACCCGAACGATTCCGGTCCCAGCGGCAAAGCGCTGCGGCTCAAGCAGCAATATTTTTTCACGTCCGCAAGTTTGCAGGATCTGATCCGGCATTTCGTACATAATCACGGAACCGATTTCTCCAAATTTCCGGAACTGCACGTTATCCAGCTGAACGACACGCATCCGGTCGTCGCCATTCCCGAACTGATGCGCATCCTGATGGACGAATACGGCATGGGTTGGGAAGATTCCTGGGGCATCGTGGCCAAAACGTTCGCATATACAAATCACACGATTCTTGCCGAAGCGCTCGAAAAGTGGCCGATCGACATTTTTCAGGGACTGCTGCCCCGTATTTATCAGATCGTCGAAGAAATCAACCGCCGCTTCCTGATCGAATTGCGCGGCAAATATCCGGCCGACTACGCAAAGCAGAACCGTATGTCCATCATCGCCAACGGGATGATTCACATGGCATGGCTCGCCATCCACGGCTCGTTCAGCGTGAACGGCGTCGCGGCGCTCCACACCGAGCTGCTCAAAACGCAGGAACTCAAAGATTGGGCGGAATTATATCCGAAGAAATTCAACAACAAAACGAACGGCGTTACGCAGCGCCGCTGGCTGCTCAGCGCGAATCCCGAACTGGCGAACTTTATCACGCAGAAAATCGGACACGGCTGGGAAAAAGACCTGTCGAAACTCAAACAGCTCGAAAAATTTGCCGACGATTCCGCCGTTCAGAAAGACTTTTTGGCTATCAAACGCCGCAACAAGGAACGCCTTGCCGACTATTTAAAAGTAACCCAAAACGAATTCCTTGATCCGGACTCGATCTTCGACGTTCAGATCAAGCGTCTGCACGAATACAAACGGCAGCTGCTGAACGTACTGCACATCATGTACTTGTACAACCGCATTTTGGAAGATCCGTCTTTCAATCCGCCGGCGCGTACGTACATTTTCGGCGCGAAGGCTGCGTCCGGTTACCGCCGCGCGAAATCGATCATAAAACTGATCAACACGGTCGCCGAGCGCATCAACAACGACCGCCGCGTCCGCGGAAAACTGCGCGTCGTATTCGTTGAAAATTACCGCGTCAGCGTGGCTGAAAAACTGTTTCCCGCGTCCGACGTATCCGAACAGATTTCAACCGCCGGAAAAGAAGCGTCCGGTACCGGAAACATGAAGTTCATGATAAACGGCGCGCTCACGCTGGGAACGCTCGACGGTGCGAATATTGAAATCGTAGAAGAAGCCGGCAATGAAAACGCGTTCATCTTCGGTCTGACGGCCGACGAGATACTCAAGATAGAAAAAGAACACAGTTATAATCCGCAGAAATATCTTGAACGCAATCCGCACTTGGCAAAAGTCATGAACCAGCTCATAGACGGAACTTACGATCCGACCCATCAGCTGTTCAAAGAGCTGTACGACTCGCTGGTATACGGAATAGAAGGGCAGCGCCCGGACGTGTATTACGTACTGGCGGATTTCGACGCGTATGCGGCGGCGCAGGAACAGGTGGCGGAAGCGTATACCGATTCCGCCGCTTGGGCAAAGAAAGCGATCCTGAACATTGCCCGTTCAGGCAAATTCAGTTCCGACCGCACGATTGAAGATTACGTGCGCGATATCTGGAAACTGAAAAAAGTAACGGTAAACTGACGGGCAGCTGCGGGAAACGTTCAACAGTTTCCGCAGCTTCTCCGCGTTCGGAATCAAGCCGTTGCTGCGTCTGGAACTAAACATTTGCACGGCGGCGGTTCGGTTTCAGGCAGCTGCTTGCACAAAAAAACCGGCGGTTCGGTTCCGGGCAGCGGTTTGCACAAAAAAACCGGCGGTTCGGTTCCGGGCAGCGGCTTGCACAAAAAAACCGGCGATTCGGTTCCAGGCAGCGGCTTGCACAAAAAAACCGGCAATGAGAACTTTTTTGAAAAGTTCCGCTGCCGGTTTTCATTTTAAACGATGCCGGCGTTTTCGCCGGCACACGGAATTTAATCTTCCAATTTCTTATACGCGTCGAATTCGGCGAGTATTTCGGAATTTTTGTTTTTATCCAAAAGACTGACGACGACCGCAACTGTCAGACACACCAAAAATCCGGGAACGATTTCATACAAATCGAAAATTCCGCCGGAAAGCGGCTTCCACAACAGCACCGTAATACCGCCGGAAATCAGTCCCGCAAGCGCACCGTTCCGCGTTGTGCCCCGCCAAAACAGCGACAGCAGCACCAACGGACCGAACGTCGCACCGAACCCGGCCCAGGCGTAGCTTACCAAACCGAAAATCGAACTGTTCGGATTCAGCGAAATACAGAACGCAACGGCGGCCACGGCCACGACGGTTATCCGGCTGACAAGCAGCGTCGTTTTTTCTCCGGCATCCTTTTTGATGAACCCCTTGAAAATATCGCGCGAAAACGCCGAAGACGCGACCAAAAGTTGGGAATCGGCCGTACTCATCGCCGCCGCCAGAATACCGCACAAAAACAGTCCGCCGATAAACGCCGGATACGTTTTTTTAATCGCCTCGATAAACACCGTGTCCGCAGCCCCGGCGGAAAGTTCCGCCGGAAGCAGATACGCGCGGCCGAACGCACCCACGAGCAGCGCGGCGGCGAACGCGATAACGACCCATATCATGGCGATCCGGCGCGACACTTTTACGTCCGCGTTTGAACGCAGCCCCATGAATCGAACCAAAATGTGCGGCATCCCGAAATAGCCGAGCCCCCACGCCAACGCCGAAACGATACTCATCGTACCGAACGAACCGCCGGCAACGAACGGATTTAAAAAGTTCGTACCGAATTCACTCAGCTTTACGGCGGCTTCTGCCGGCCCGCCCAACGACACGACCATGATAATCGCGGTAACCACCAGCGAAACGAACATCAGCGTTCCCTGGACGAAGTCGGTCGCGCAGACGGCAAGATATCCGCCGAGCAGCGTATACGCCAAAATGACCGCGATCCCCAGCAGCAGCGCCGGCAGATACGGAATATTGAAAACGGAATTGAACAGTTTCGCGCACGCGACAAAACCGGACGCGGTATAAATGGTAAAGAAAATCAAAATGAAAACGACCGACACCGCGGAAATCAGCCGCTTTGAATCTTTAAAACGGTTGGTGAAGAATTCGGGAATCGTGATCGCGTCGTTCGTATGAATCGTATATTTGCGCAGCCGTTTCGCAACGAGCAGCCAATTCAAGTACGTTCCGATAATCAAACCGACGGCAGTCCAAAACGCTTCTTTCATACCGCCCAGATACGCAACGCCGGGCAGCCCCATCAAAAGCCAGCCGGACATGTCCGAAGCTTCGGCACTTAAAGCCGTCATCCACGGCCCCACCTTGCGGCCGCCCAAAAAGAAATCGCCGGAACTGGAATTTTTCTTCATATAACGCCAGCCGATCATGACCATTACGGAAAGATAGCAGACGAAAGCTGCCAGAACGCTTACCATTCTCGAGTTCACAATATTACCCCTGTTAAAATTATTTAAATATACGTTCAGTATACCAGCGAACGCGTAATCCCGCAACCCGTAAAAACTTAAAAAAATTTGCGTATTCGACCTTTATGCGGTATACTGAATAAATGAACCGTTCGAATACGAATAGCACAAAGCCGTACCTGTTTGCAATCATCATCTTCCTATTCGTTCTCCTGCTGGCGGGATTACTGACACTTTATTTCATTTCCAACAGAACCATTCTGAAGTCCGAAACGGAAAGTTCCGTCGCGTCCGTCGCTCAGGTAACCGTAACGGCAATACAAACCCGACTGCACAGCGTCCTGCACAACATGGAAGTGTCGGCGCTGGCCGCACTGCAAATGAATTCGCCGCAGGAACTGCTGGAGTTCGTCCGGCAGGCCGACACCGACAACACCTTCAAAGATATCACCTGGATGCAGCGCGACGGCAGCGCGCAGTCGGTATCGGGAAAACGGCTGAACATTCCGATAACGCCGGAACATGAAAACGTATTTTCCGGCCGGTCGGCCGTATTTTACGTTGAGGACTCCCCCGTTACGCATATGCCGTCGATCGTTGCGGCGGTGCCCGCGTCTATCGGCGGAAACCGGAGCGGTATTCTCATGGGAAGCAGCCCGGTAACCTTTTTAAGCAGCTTTCTGCTGATAGACACGTTCAACGGGCAGGGCTTTTCGCATATCGTCGACTCGCACGGTAATCTGATTCTGACCTCCGAAAACAGCAATTCCGAGCAGACGCAATCGAATTTCTTCGATCATATGAAAAAAGAGGGAACCGTTACCAGAGATTACTCTCTGGAAAAAATGCAGCGAAATATGGAAAACATGCTGCCGGGATTTCTGTACTACCGCTTTCCGGGCGGAAAAGAAAAGGTGCTCTATTACATTCCCGTGGAAGCAGACGACTGGTATCTTTTTTCCATACTGCCGGTTGAAGCCACGCAGGAACGCATTTTTCAGCAAATAACCAATTCCGCCGCCTTCAGCTTTATCATTATCGTGCTGTTCACGACGACCGCGGCCCTCTTTATGAAGCACAACCGGAAATACCGCAAAGAGCTCGAAACCGCACTGTTCGTCGATCCGATTACCGGCGGTATAAGCTGCATGAAATTCGAACAGCTCGCCCGCAAACGGATTACCGAAGCGCTTCCGGGAACGTATACGTTTTTATCGCTGGATATCTGCGGATTCAAGCTGATAAACGACATCAACGGCGGAGGCGGCGGCAACGCAACGCTCATGTACACCCATTCGGTTCTGTCAACATTTCTGAACGATGAAACGATCATGTGCCGCGTAAACGCGGATGTTTTCAACGTACTGATGCCCACCGTAAGCGAAGCGCAAATCAAAAAAATGCTGACGGAATTTTCCGCCGCACTGAATAAATTCAACGAAACGCGCAAAAACAAATATTTTCTGCGCATAAAAGCCGGCCTTTACATGATAAGCGATTCCGGCCTGAGTTTTATGGCGATCAGAGACCGCAGCAACATCGCCCGCAAATTGGCAAAAGAAAAACAGCGGGCAACGCTCTTTGCTTACGAGTTTTATAACGATGCGGAATTGCTGCGCCAAAACACCGAACGTGAATTTGAAAATTCAATGGAACAGGCGCTCAGAAATCGGGAATTTAAAATGTATTTACAGCCCAAAATCAATATCCAAACCGGTAAGATTGCGGGAGCCGAGGCGCTCGTCCGTTGGGAAAATCCTTCGTACGGGCTTCTTCCGCCGGATAAATTCATTCCGGTATTCGAGCGCAACGGATTCATAACGATGATCGACCTGTACATTTTCGAGCAGGCGTGTTCGTTTCTGCGCCGGCAAATTGACGAAAACGCAGCGGTGCTGCATATTTCGGTTAATTTGTCGCGCGCACATCTGTTCGATCCCGATTTTTTGCAGAAATTCATCGTTATTAGGAACAAATACGATATTCCGTCCCAGCTGCTTGAATTTGAAATAACCGAATCGATGGCGTTCCAGCAGTCCGCTATTATTGCCGACGTTATCAATAAAATCCACGCGGCAGGTTTCAGCTGCTCAATAGACGACTTCGGCAGCGGGTATTCGTCGCTGAACGCACTGGCGGACATTCCGGCAGACGTGCTGAAATTGGATAAAGCTTTTTTCAGAAACGATTCCCAAAAGGAAAACCGCAACCACCGGATCATTGCGTCCGTCATCGCGCTGGCAAAACAGCTGGGCATGAAAGTCGTTGCCGAAGGCATTGAAACGACCTCCCAAGCGCATTTTCTGCAGAACGTCCGCTGCGATATCATTCAAGGCTATATTTATTCCCGCCCGCTGACCGTCGCGGATTTTACCCTGTTCAGTGAAAACTGGAAACAAAGCCCGTCCATACCGGCCGCATACGAAATACAGGAATCGTAACAGCCGCTCGCCGGGGCCGAACCGGGATCCGAACGGCAAAGCGTATCGCGCTGATACGCACTACACCGCGTAATATGCAATCGTATACGAACCGCATTCGGTAAATCCGGCTTTTGCGTAAGCGGCGCGAGCGGCGCCGTTCCCGATTTTAACGAACAGAACCGCCTGCTGCCCGCCACGCGCCGCGTTTTCCGCTATATACCGGACCAGTCGCGCCGCCAACCCTTTGTTGCGGTGTTCGGGGACCGTAAACACACCGCCGATCTGCACACACTTTGCCGACACCGCACTCACGGAAGCTTTCGCCGCAAAACCCGCACCGCCCGGCAAACCGACGCCGAACACACGGCGGCGGGCGAGCGCTTTCCGCAGCGCGCCTCGGCACGGCAATTCGCTGAACGGCCTGCCTTCCGGCAGCACTTCGACGATATCGTAGGCGCGCTGCAGCGGATACAGCAGGTCTTCGTCGGCGGCGGAACACTGAATCACCGGCAGTTCGGCGATAGACGATTCGGTAATCGGCAGTATTTTCGGCAGCCGCGGCGCCGATTGTCCGGCAGCAGACAAGGCTTCCGGCAGCCGCGGCGCCGATTGTCCGGCAGCAGGCAAGGCTTCCGGCGGACGCGGCGCCTCGATTCGTTCAGAAGCCGGCAGCGTTTCCGAAAATCGCACCGTCGTCGGCATTTCCGTCGTCGGCGTTTCCGCCGCCGGGCATACCGGCGACGCCCCGTACGACATCAGCACGTACGACCTGACTTCGGCGGGAACGGGCTGCGCGCCCGACTCCGCGGCCGCACGCATAAGGATTCCGGTACCGGCGGCGGCGCCGCTGATACAGTACACGCTCCGATCGGTAAACAGACAGCGCAAGACGTGCGCCGCGTTCCGGCAAAAATCAGCCGAAAGTTCCGGCGGAAAACAATGCAGCATGAGCCCCGCTTTTGAAACGAATACGACGCCGCACACTCGCCGGTCTGCTATCAAACAATACGACCGCGCGTCGCTTTCGGAAAAACGTTCCGTTAATTGCACGCAAAAAGGTTCGTGCAGGGAAAGAAACGCCCGCACCTGCTCCGGAGGCACTGCTGAAGCGGCAACAACATACATATCGCGCCGCCGTTACGGAGAAAGCGGCAGCGTTCCGCGCGCGCTGAATTCACCGGCAAGCAGGCCGAACACTGCGGCGAACGAATACGGCGAATAACTGTACGCCAGCAGAACGGTATCGGCCCAATCGCATTTCATCGCGGGAAACGGCGCCAAGACCGATATAACGATCGTCTTGACGTCAAGCTGCCGCAGCCGCTCGGCAACCGCCGCGCTCGCCGCGTCTGCAACGCAGATAATCACGGTGTCGAAATCCTTCGCAAAACCGGCAAGGTAATCGGACATCCATTCCGTCTCGTTCGGCCCCATCGCGTAATTGAACTGCACGAATTTTGCGTCGGGATAACGCAGTTTTGCTTCCGAAAAAAACGAAGGGAACTGCTTCTGCCCGGCCAGCAGGATACGCTCGCCCGCAGCAGGCGCATACGGAACGCTGCCGCCCTTGAATACGGAGATCGACCGGCACGCCTGAGACAGAAAAAAATCCGCCCCGTCGGGATCGGGAATCGATTCCGCTATTTTCGACACGTCGGGATACAGCGGAACGGCCGTACCGCTTTTGAAATAAACCAATTTGGCATGAATGACCCGCCGGGCAGCGTCGGCAACGCGCGCTTTAAACGCCGCGGACGTCTTCATCAGTTCCAGATTGGAGCGCCACAGCGCTTCGTTCAACTGAGCCGTCGTAGACGAAATAATGATATCGTTTCCGGCTTCAATCGCCATTCTGAACGCGGACGAAAGATTCCCCGCGTACATCGTAGCGCCGTTCATCATCATGTCGTCGGTAATGATCAGCCCCTCGTAGCCGAGCTTGGTTCGCAGAATATCCGTCAGGAATACCTTTGAAAGCGACGCCGGCTCGCCGTTCGGAACGATCTGCGGAAAACTCAAATGACCGGACATAATCGCGGGAATTTTTTCCGCGATCAGATATTTGAACGGCACCAATTCCCGATTCAGCAGCGTGTCGAGATCGATAGAAATAACCGGCAGATTTCCATGGGAATCGACGCCGGTGTCGCCGTGACCGGGAAAATGCTTCGCCGTCGGAATGACTCCGGCCGCCAAAGATCCCGCGGTAAAAGCCGCGCCCAGCACGCCCACCGAATCACCGTCTTCGCCGAACGAACGCGGACCGATGACGCTGGAATCGTGATTCGTATACAAATCGACCGTCGGCGCAAAATTCATATTGATTCCGAGCGCACGCAATTCCCGGCTGATGTAATAGCCGCTGAACCAAGCGTCCGCCGCATATCCTGAAGCACCGATTGCAAGGTTTCCCGGCGTGTCGCTCGTTTCGCCTTTCACGTGCCGAATCCAGCCGCCTTCCTGATCGGTCGCGACGAACAGCGGGATTTGGAATCTGCGCTGTTGGGATTTCTGTTGTAAACTGACAACGGATTCCGCAACGAGCGTCGTGTTGTCCGTGTTCCAGCCGAATACTTTCACACTGCCCAGTCCGCGCTCCACCACCCAGCGGTTCAAAAGCTCGGACGGTTCCTGTCCCGCCCAGCCGAACATGAAAATCTGCGCAAGCAGTTCTTCGTCGCTCATGCGCGAAACGAGCGTATCCGCAAGCACGTCCGCCGGATAATCGCTCCAGAACGTAATCCGTTCGGGCAGAGCCGCTTCAATCGGCGCAGCGGCAGATTGCGCGGAAGGGGCCTGCGCACCGGCAAAAAACGAGAAGCATACGGATAGAAAAACGGCCGCTGCCGTCCGCGCGGCGCTCCCCAAAAAACGGCCGCGCCCGGCACGCCCGCGCACAATCTGCAATTTTGCCATTTACCGATACGCCTCGCTCCGCGCGTCCCTGACATACTTTTCGGCCGAATGGGCGGCGAGCGCGCCTTCCGCAGCGGCGGTTACCACTTGCCGGAACTGTTTGGAGCGGACGTCGCCGGCGCAGAACAGTCCCGGAATCGGCGTCGCCATGCGGTCGTCCGTCAGGATAAATCCGCCGTCGTCGTGCGGCAACACCGGCACCAACTCCGTACGGGGAACGGAACCTGCAAAGATGAAAACGCCGTCCGCGGCGGCTTCGCTTGTCAGACCGGTTCCGGTGTCCTCTAGCAGCAGCGATTCGACGGCCTGCGTACCGCGGATCTCTTTTACGACGGTGTTGAAGCGGACGGTGATTTTCGGATTACGGAGTACGCGCTCGGCTACGGCTTTCTGCGCGCGCAGCTGAGCGCGGCGGTGTACGAGCGTTACTTCGGCGGCAAGCGTAGACAAATACGTCGCCTCGTCGCACGCCGAATCTCCGCCGCCGACTACGACGACGCGTTTATTGCGAAAAAACGGACCGTCGCACGTCGCACAGTACGACACGCCGCGGCCGGCGAACGTATCTTCACCGGGAATCCCCAATTTCCGCGGATATGCTCCGGTCGCCAACAGCAGCGCCTCGGACGAAAACGTCTGATCTGCGGTTTTCACGGTAAAAAGCGGGCCTACTTTATCGACGGAGAGCACTTGCGTTTTTTGCATGACCGCGCCGAAATCCTTCGCCTGAGCTTCCATTTTTCCGATAAATTCGCTGCCCGGTATTCCCGGATACAGGCCCGGATAATTTTCCAAATGCATGATATTCAAAGCTTGCCCGCCGGAACTTACGTTTTCAAGGACAAGCGTTTTCAAATTGGAACGGGCGCCGTACTGCGCGGCGGTAAGCCCCGCGACACCCGCTCCGATAATGATAAAATCGTACCGAGTACTTTCCATGCCGTACAGTATACCGATTTTCCCCATAAGATACCAGTGGAAAACCGGCGCGAGGTCTCCGCACAAACCGAGTTCCGCATACCCTGCGCGTGCGACTGTATTAAACTGCCGGCCTCTAGACACAAGTTCCGTTTTCTGATAAGATATACCCGTTACGGCGCCATGCCCAAGTGGTAAGGGAGCGGTCTGCAAAACCGTTATGCATCAGTTCGATTCTGATTGGCGCCTTTGGAAAGGACTGGAAAGGAGTTCCACTTCTTGTCAGTCCTTTTCTTATTCAGGGGAAAGCCGCGGATGCGGGCCGGCAGATTTGCAGCATGAATACAGCAGCACGGTATTGAAACTCTTTCCCTTCCATATATATTAAGCCCGGCGTTACGTTCATTCGGTATTCCGAACGGACGGCGCCGGGCTTTTTTTTCAAACGGAGCCGATACGCGCCCGGGAACCCCGGAAACGCGTATCCCTTTCATGCGGAGAAACCGCTAGAATTCTTCAAAATCGGAATCGGACAAGGCCGATGCGACCGTTCCCGACGCGGACTTTACCGCAGGCTTCAGCAGCGGTTTCGGAGCGGTTTTACCGACCGGTTCCGCGGAAGTTTTCACAGCCGCAGTCGTAATCGCAGAAGCCGGCACGGCCGCCGCCCGTTTTTGCACCGCAGCCGGCGGCCGTTTTTGTGCCCCGGCCGCCGATTCCTTAATCTTGAAAAACCTGATCGTTTCCATCAGATTTTCCGCAAAACCCGACAGTTCCTCCGCCATAGCGGCCAGTTCTTCGGAAGCGGAGGCGTTCTGTTGAACGACCGTATTCAACTGCATAATGGCCTTATTTACCTGCTGGGCACCGGAATCCTGCTCTTTGCTCGCCGCAACGATTTCATCAAC
This sequence is a window from Treponema brennaborense DSM 12168. Protein-coding genes within it:
- the glgX gene encoding glycogen debranching protein GlgX gives rise to the protein MDSIKVHPGRPMPYGATPVRDGINFSVFSRNGTSVILDIFKKPEDSEPYFSYEFDPVVNRTGDMWHVRLEGVETGALYLYRVDGPFAPENGHRFNKNHYLLDPYAKALTDMSIFANLPKDYAAPIDKLDVEFGKRRSARHFPKCIVIDDADFDWQGDQPLNYKLKNCVLYETHLKGFTASPTSAVAHPGTYRGMTEKIPYLKSLGITSVELMPIQEFDEFENANTNPRTGKRLKNHWGYSTISFFAPKTSYAADRTPGGAVREFKEMVREMHKNGLEVILDIVFNHTAEGNEHGLTLNFRGFDNSIYYILEDKHKQYYKNFSGCGNTVNCNHPVVRSFIIDCLRYWVIEMHVDGFRFDLASILGRDRNGNLIKEPPVLERIAEDPILGRTKIIAEAWDAGGAYQVGTFPGGRWAEWNDRFRDEIRRFWRGDDFLCTAAATRMTGSADLYQDDGRKPYHSVNFITSHDGFTLNDLVSYNGKHNEENGEHNRDGSDNNSSYNYGYEGPTANKAIEGIRTRQVKNMLLTLLLSQGTPMLLSGDEFRRTQGGNNNAYCQDNELSWLNWTNQETYAEIVTFLRKAIHTRLTHPVFRRPDFFEGQDHSANLLPDINWFASDGKTPDWSQLNHFLAFRLDGSKAEIFADRDDNDFFIMCNTGATDMTVKTPSLNKGKKWYRFIDTSVPAPNDFTDHGSEELLEEQKTYILPARTMAVLLGK
- a CDS encoding glycogen/starch/alpha-glucan phosphorylase — protein: MKFDAQQFKEALTERLKRQYGKDITQANRHDLFDAVSASALELIMNNWMETRRQYDKKPTRQVYYLSAEFLMGRALGNNLINALIRDSVAEVLKEMNIDYNLLEDEEPDAGLGNGGLGRLAACFLDSLATLDYPGHGYGIRYEYGMFEQHIENGYQVEYPDNWLKHRDPWEIKRSDLAVTVKFGGRVAVRKGENGRDCFYVENAENVTAIPFDMPIVGYDTNTVNTLRLWQASSPNGFDLQLFNNMEYNRAVERQNSAENISRVLYPNDSGPSGKALRLKQQYFFTSASLQDLIRHFVHNHGTDFSKFPELHVIQLNDTHPVVAIPELMRILMDEYGMGWEDSWGIVAKTFAYTNHTILAEALEKWPIDIFQGLLPRIYQIVEEINRRFLIELRGKYPADYAKQNRMSIIANGMIHMAWLAIHGSFSVNGVAALHTELLKTQELKDWAELYPKKFNNKTNGVTQRRWLLSANPELANFITQKIGHGWEKDLSKLKQLEKFADDSAVQKDFLAIKRRNKERLADYLKVTQNEFLDPDSIFDVQIKRLHEYKRQLLNVLHIMYLYNRILEDPSFNPPARTYIFGAKAASGYRRAKSIIKLINTVAERINNDRRVRGKLRVVFVENYRVSVAEKLFPASDVSEQISTAGKEASGTGNMKFMINGALTLGTLDGANIEIVEEAGNENAFIFGLTADEILKIEKEHSYNPQKYLERNPHLAKVMNQLIDGTYDPTHQLFKELYDSLVYGIEGQRPDVYYVLADFDAYAAAQEQVAEAYTDSAAWAKKAILNIARSGKFSSDRTIEDYVRDIWKLKKVTVN
- the putP gene encoding sodium/proline symporter PutP is translated as MNSRMVSVLAAFVCYLSVMVMIGWRYMKKNSSSGDFFLGGRKVGPWMTALSAEASDMSGWLLMGLPGVAYLGGMKEAFWTAVGLIIGTYLNWLLVAKRLRKYTIHTNDAITIPEFFTNRFKDSKRLISAVSVVFILIFFTIYTASGFVACAKLFNSVFNIPYLPALLLGIAVILAYTLLGGYLAVCATDFVQGTLMFVSLVVTAIIMVVSLGGPAEAAVKLSEFGTNFLNPFVAGGSFGTMSIVSALAWGLGYFGMPHILVRFMGLRSNADVKVSRRIAMIWVVIAFAAALLVGAFGRAYLLPAELSAGAADTVFIEAIKKTYPAFIGGLFLCGILAAAMSTADSQLLVASSAFSRDIFKGFIKKDAGEKTTLLVSRITVVAVAAVAFCISLNPNSSIFGLVSYAWAGFGATFGPLVLLSLFWRGTTRNGALAGLISGGITVLLWKPLSGGIFDLYEIVPGFLVCLTVAVVVSLLDKNKNSEILAEFDAYKKLED
- a CDS encoding bifunctional diguanylate cyclase/phosphodiesterase; this translates as MNRSNTNSTKPYLFAIIIFLFVLLLAGLLTLYFISNRTILKSETESSVASVAQVTVTAIQTRLHSVLHNMEVSALAALQMNSPQELLEFVRQADTDNTFKDITWMQRDGSAQSVSGKRLNIPITPEHENVFSGRSAVFYVEDSPVTHMPSIVAAVPASIGGNRSGILMGSSPVTFLSSFLLIDTFNGQGFSHIVDSHGNLILTSENSNSEQTQSNFFDHMKKEGTVTRDYSLEKMQRNMENMLPGFLYYRFPGGKEKVLYYIPVEADDWYLFSILPVEATQERIFQQITNSAAFSFIIIVLFTTTAALFMKHNRKYRKELETALFVDPITGGISCMKFEQLARKRITEALPGTYTFLSLDICGFKLINDINGGGGGNATLMYTHSVLSTFLNDETIMCRVNADVFNVLMPTVSEAQIKKMLTEFSAALNKFNETRKNKYFLRIKAGLYMISDSGLSFMAIRDRSNIARKLAKEKQRATLFAYEFYNDAELLRQNTEREFENSMEQALRNREFKMYLQPKINIQTGKIAGAEALVRWENPSYGLLPPDKFIPVFERNGFITMIDLYIFEQACSFLRRQIDENAAVLHISVNLSRAHLFDPDFLQKFIVIRNKYDIPSQLLEFEITESMAFQQSAIIADVINKIHAAGFSCSIDDFGSGYSSLNALADIPADVLKLDKAFFRNDSQKENRNHRIIASVIALAKQLGMKVVAEGIETTSQAHFLQNVRCDIIQGYIYSRPLTVADFTLFSENWKQSPSIPAAYEIQES